A region of the Triplophysa rosa linkage group LG5, Trosa_1v2, whole genome shotgun sequence genome:
GAGAGCTTGCGGTTTGCAACTgcgcagtttttttttaaagattaggCTACTGCGCGCTTCAGAcaccacaaacaaataaaacttaaatgcATTTGCGTATCAATACTAGCAATAAAAATCATTCctattaagtttttttttaatattatgagAACGACACAAGCACGGGATCGTTGAAACGTTTTCTGTAAGATGTATGTTAcctatgtttgttttgttggtttTGCCAGTCATGCGCCAGTGGCTAAATATAAAAACTAGtcttaatcaaatgaccagttaTCTAACTTAGCTGTGTTGTTGTGCTAAGCTGTTGTTGTGTTGTCTTTGCGTCTGAACTCTGGCAACATTTTGGGTATTATGATGACACATTCTCACCTCTCTTCGCTCTTCCGATCTGTCCAAGTTTCGGTGGTCTTTTCGCCTGCGACGCACCGAAGAACGAGTTGGTGTCCTGCAGCCCGCAGCTGAAGGACATCTGGCTCACATCGTTGTCCCCTCCGTATCCGCTCATTTTCCCCTCGCTGTACGGCAGAACCTCGGACATGGCTGTTGTGAAGGACGAGCTGTCGACGCAGAAATCGCTAGAAAAGAGAGTAACTGTAGGCAGCGACGGTGGATATGGCAACTATCCCCCCAAAACAAGTGCACGTTCTTGGTGGATATCCTCACGCGTAAACGTCAGACTCCTCGCACCGCCAACTTCCAAGCGCGTTCAGGACTGGAGTGCTCGGTGCAGAGTGCGTCGTGAGGGTTTGTGAGAGAGAGCGCGTCTGAG
Encoded here:
- the camk2n1a gene encoding calcium/calmodulin-dependent protein kinase II inhibitor 1a is translated as MSEVLPYSEGKMSGYGGDNDVSQMSFSCGLQDTNSFFGASQAKRPPKLGQIGRAKRVVIEDDRIDEVLKGMTDKSSPGV